Within Ipomoea triloba cultivar NCNSP0323 chromosome 9, ASM357664v1, the genomic segment AACATCAAAATACCAACAAATTTAGCAATAGACGAATTAAATACCTACATATTTTAACGCTTTACCAATGAGAATCTcttgattaattaatacatatgaaTTTAAGTAATTTACATAtgaatttgtttaataataaatttgatttttcttgcATTGTAATGTGGGTTCAATTGGGTAGTTCTAGTTTCTAGATGTATTTGCATACGGGTTATATGagttaaaacaattttaataaaattcattcaaaaaaaaaaaattaatgggcTGACCTGTTTAGCCCATTAGCCGGTCCTACACGGGTTGGGTTGGCCAAATCCCAACCCGTGAAAATATACAGGCCAAGCTGGCCTGTTTTGACAACtctaaaaacaattttaaaaaaatactaaaataaaaagtaatttgaaccattcatttcatcaaataatttgAGAGACATTTTTTAGTACCTGTTATAAGTCTAACTTTATTGattcttattagtatagtagatatagatAATTGTTTATGCAAAAAACAAAGGTTGTGTCCATGTGCATATAGCTAGTTCGAAAACAACCAGAATACATGCAACTATTCTGAAAAAGTAgttttttttgtacatataaAGAATATGATTAGCCAACTAAAAAAAACAGACACAACaaagcaaaaataaaacaaaatattcaaaaattaagATCGAAGCCCCTGAAACTCTTGTTCAAGAATTAATGCTCAGCGGTGTCATATACATACGATTCACCCACAACTAACTTTACCTGCTTACGGCTTACATCATCACATggttatattttcataatttgattattaatatgcgaaagaaataaaaaaaaaaatagaaataaattataatgCATAATCCCCCATTGACTTGGAGTGATATTCACTCCCTGCCTTCCACTTACTATTCAAAAGCCTTATTCACCGCCCACTCTCTCTTTAACTGAAATTTTTACCTATAAAAATCTCACAATGTTTATACCAAAGTACATAcataaaatgaataataataaaaaaacataaaaataaaactgtGAAATTTACTGACATTAATTTACCTTGCAAAAGTATGGATTCCCAAGACCGGTCCAAGGAATCGTCGGCGATACTGATGCCGCCGCCGTCACCTTACACCCCACTGTTGGCCGGCAAGTCTGCGTCCCCCACCAGAAGACGCGACTTCGCCTCCGCTCTCGCTGCCGTCTCATTGGCGGCGCTGGTGGGCGTCACAGTGTTTCTTGTGGTGGCACTGAGGGTGGACAACGCCGGAAAATCCAAGACCCCGGCTATCGTTTCGTCGGTGCTACCTAATGCCACGGTTACCAGGCCGCCGCCGGCGGTGGCGCGTGGCGTCGCGGAGGGTGTTTCCAATAAGTCATTTGGTCCGTCTGGGGTTGATCAACCCTTTATATGGACTGATGACATGCTGAGTTGGCAAAGAACTGCCTTCCATTTTCAGCCtatgaaaaattggatgaatGGTATGTTACATTACTCATGCATGTATATACGCTGAATGGCCAGTCCTAAACTGCCTCGCAGTGGGACAGGTTAGGGCCTACCCTGGGGTCACGGgctttttatattaattacatcGCACTTtagttgagaaaaaaaaaactcatgtatataatatgttgtgtccaataattaatttgttgtgttttctTCTATGTATTTTTTTGCATGAATTTGATGATGCGGAATTTGGATGGGTGTTTCAGATCCTAATGGTACGTCATATTCAATTctatatgtatttctttttaCTTATGTTATATTAGACATAATACATATAAATGATCTTTCCcaccttgattatattattagtcATTGTTTAACTATCATGAGTCATGACATATTTTCAAGTTCTAGTTAACTGTTTAATTAGAAGATCAGTGAACTGTCAGTTCTTACACTAGCCAAAACGGTAAGTTCTTAGTCTAATTCTCgtttttagaatattaattCTTCCGATTATAGTTGTTCGCTACTTTCTGCTACGAATTAATAATAGCGTTAATTTTtgcttatgaaaaaaaaaaaaaaacataatattactttgttGAATGGgtgcatgttatatatatttaggtCCATTATTCTACAAGGGATGGTATCATCTTTTCTATCAATACAACCCGGAGTCGGCGGTATGGGGGAACATTGTATGGGGGCATGCGGTGTCACGTGACTTGATCCACTGGCGCCACCTTCCCATTGCCATGGTTCCCGACCACTGGTACGACGCCAACGGCGTCTGGACCGGCTCCGCCACCTTCCTCCCCGACGGCCAGCTTCTCATGCTCTACACCGGAGCAACCAACGACTATGTACAGGTAAGGGAGTAATCAAATCGAATATAAGTcaaatattttactattttatttgaatttaactatattgaaaaattaaattaaatattcgaatctcaaattttatttgtattttatttaactatattatttgaatatattcgATGTTATTTGACtcaaatatttgaatttaaacggcataatttatttttttaagtttatatatatatatatatatatatatatatatatatatatatatatatatttcgaatATTAATTGAATCGAACAAATACTTtgattcatattcatatatgaaaaaatatttgaatcacAATATACGAATTTTGAAGTATGAATGGAATTTAAAGTATTTGATTTACACCTTTACATGCAGGTTCAAAATCTAGCGTACCCGGAAGATCTATCCGACCCGCTTTTGCTCAAATGGGTCAAGTATGAGGGTAACCCGGTCCTTGTTCCGCCCTCGGGAATCGGGTCCCGGGATTTCCGTGATCCCACAACTGCCTGGTACAGTGAAGCCCAGGGCAGGTGGCACATCATGATTGGTTCCAAGATTAACAGGACTGGGATCACCATGGTTTTTGACACCGAGGACTTCAAGCACTTCAGGCTGGTAAACGGGTTGGCCCATGGAGTTGCGGGTACGGGTATGTGGGAGTGTGTGGATTTTTACCCAGTTTCGACCACCGAAGGGATCGGGCTCGACACCTCGTACGTTGGGCCCAACATAAAGCATGTTTTGAAGACCAGCCTTGATGATGACCGGAATGACTATTATGCCCTTGGAACGTACCAGGAGCCGGGCGAGAAATGGAGGCCCGATGATCCCACCATCGACGCCGGCATCGGGTTAAGATATGATTATGGAACATATTATGCCTCTAAATCATTCTATGATCCATCAAAGAAGAGGAGAGTTAATTGGGGTTGGATTACTGAAATTGACAGTGAAACTTCTGATTTACAAAAGGGTTGGGCTTCACTTCAGGTACATTATTAAAGATATCAAGagttttattcattattatcaaAATTCTCTTTTATGTGCATACTGTGATTTCCCTTGTCACCCAAAATAAGCATGGCAAAATATGGGTTGAAAAATAGTGTTACATTACAAAAAATGCCCTTAATCGTTTCTTGCCATGTTTGCctttttctattatttattactagctctttcctattttatttgtcctacttactattaaTTGGTTAAACCAACTCTTTGTTgtttagttttattatattCTTGTCAAAACTCTTTTTGAACTTATCGCAATGAGTCTTTTTAGTGCAATTTATCTCTGGTAGTCTTGTTTTCCctcgtcaccaaaaaaaaaaatatgaaggcAAAATATGGGTCGGAAAATAGTGTAAAATTACAAAAGGCCCCTAATGGTTTCTTGCAATGTTTGccttttttctattattttgaatttgactTATGGAAAGTATGCAATAATGTGACATGTATAGGGCATACCAAGGACCATATTGTTTGACAACAAAACCGGCACCAACCTCATACAATGGCCAGTGGAGGAGGTTGAGAAGCTAAGAGGTCAAAGATCCAAATTTGAGAAGGTGGAGGTGAAACCAGGTTCGGTTGTACAACTTGACGTGGGAAAGGCGGATGAGGTTAATAACCacatttttatcttttctttctatAGTAAAGCATAGTTAAAGCCAAGCACATTGTGTCACTTTTGTAGCTCTTCTTGAAGGAGAGTCACAGCTCGGTGATGGTTTTTTGACTCTTTGAACTGTAATAGATAGAGAAAGtatataaaacttaaaataGAACAGATAAAAGCTAGCATGCTAAACGATTGAACTAGTATAATATAACTTGTATGTATCTTGAAATTTTGTGGTAAATATATAGTTGGATATCGTGGCGGAGTTTGAAGTTGAAAAGGATGCATTTGAAAAAGCAGTAGGAAGTGACATCCCATATAGTTGCGCAGCCGGAGCTGCCCAACGCGGTGTTTTAGGGCCGTTTGGCTTGCTTGTTATTGCTAAGGATGATTTTTCCGAGCACACTCCGATCTACTTCTACATTGCCAAGGATACAAAAGGAAATTTCAAAACTTTCTTCTGTGCTGATCACTTAAGGTCCTTCCTAAACCCTATTGTTTTACTCCTTATTTATATCTGAAAAATGTTcgattttgattaattagttaatcGTCAACTCAACCTCAAAAGAGAGATTTATCTCACCTACGTGTAATGTTAATTAAACTTATTACAAATTACTTTTTTAGGTCATCCCTGGCCAACGATGTAAGAAAGATAACCTATGGTAGCACAGTTTCTGTCCTCGACGGTGAAAATTTCTCAGTGCGAATATTGGTAATTACATTCAAAAGTTTTTTCTCCAGTAACTTTTATATAGTACTGCTACTAGTATTTGTGACTCACTGCAATAATCGAGACGACTATTCAAGAGTCTTCTAAGCATAAACATTATATTAGCGGGCATGGACAATTCAGTTGGTGATGAGTGAAATTTGGGAAGAATATAAAAATGAATGATTGTTTGCATGGGATGGGATGGCAGGTGGATCATTCAATAGTGGAGAGCTTTGGTCAAGGTGGAAGGACATGCATAACATCAAGAATCTATCCAACTAGTGCAGTTGGTGAAGATGCAAAGGTGTTTGTGTTCAACAATGCAACGGATGCCACCATTACCGCATCGGTTGAGATCTGGCAAATGTCTGAAATGGATTCTGCTGCTCCTCACAACTTCAACAACTGGGGAACTTGTACCTACATCATCTTCatcgtcttcttcttcctcttgtAGTTTCACATCTCTCTCATCTTAATTAGGGTTTTTAGTATACATTTTTGTTGGTGGAATTGAAACTCTTTACTTTACATGCATGTAATCATGAAATAAAAACAGATTGGTGCTAATAAGTTATTAACGATAATGTAATATCATTGAACTTAGTATGTTTGTACTTTGCCATCTTTTACAAGAAATGAAAGTAGcaggggtatttttgtcatATCAAGTCATTGAAAAAgagcattgattttttttttttaaattgcctCTGTGGGAAAATTTCAGTTCTAGGTATGACAACGTTGgaataatcaaaatttattatattttgtatattatatttctcgctaattattgtaaaaataaaaatagagttaatttggTCTAATTTAATCCTTAAAATCAAtacttaaacaattataaaaagcctTGAGCTCTTCTTCATATTTTGCAAATGGGCTTAACTTGAATTTTCTTCATCTTTAAACATACCAATGAAGAGTTGTCTTAATTGTTTGGGACTTGGACCTTGTGATTGATCCAATTGGTATTCTCAATGGATCTTCAGTATACTGGGCTGCATCATCCTCCCTTTCTTAAAAATGATTTGACCCTGAATCTGTACAATCATATAGGGATAAATATGAAACATTTTAGAGTATAAGAGACATTGTATTCTGCCTCGGCCCAAGATCAACTTTATAAGTATTGTTTTTGATCCGTCACTTGAAACGGGCCGCTATAATACTTTTCTTTAtcggaataagggtcaaataggccactgaactatacaccaaaatgcaattaggtcattgaactaaaaaaaaatgcaattgggtccctgaactacacaaattcatgtgatttgatccaaaatgacttgttttacctgctttgccggttaccaattttaaaataattttaaataaaataattaattaaaattaaaaaagaaaaaaaaagtttcggccgaaacttttttttttaattttaattaattattttatttaaaattattaatattatttttaaaattgataaccggcaaagcaggtaaaacaagtcattttggatcaaattgcattGTGTAATTCAAGgacctaattgcattgttttttagttcaatggcctaattgcattttcgtgTGTaattcagtggcttatttgacccttattccttcttTATCAAATGGAGTTCTTATTGGACTTTCTTGCTTCTTCCACCTTGATGTTTTAAAGATGTAGTGATGGGCCTTATTGCGATGAACCCGTTATGAGCTTTTATTTGATCCGGTATGAGTTGGTTCTTATCACTCTCTCATTCTTTAaaaggattcgtcctcgaatctGGATGTTTAATGAGAGACAaatcatattaaatatatagtatTTGTGTAACATGCATTTTCATATCTTATGCTTGTTCcaaaatgatgaaataaagaTATGAGTATATGATTTGAAAAGGATGTGGCAACCACCTAATTTACTACATTTTTTGTTTGCGTGGTTTGGTCCATTCATGTCAATTTTGATGGCGGAGAGAAACAAATCATATGGAAAAGGATTGACAAGTGCCAGCTTCGGACATACTCCTCCTGCATCAATTTCATCAAAGCTCTTCGCCGACATATTATTTAGGTTTTGTACCCAACATtattgtactaattaatttattacttcttgtatcattttatgtgtctcaAACTCTTAATTAACGTCTTAACAATATGTATCTAATTAAGTTAACGAGCATTAattaagttatttataattcaatttttcataaaactaAGTTTGTTATTAATATagacaattttatatttaaaaattatattaaaatattattaaataaaaaataaatatattaaaaagagttaatttgacgaataaataataaatatatcaataaaATGAGACATAGTGAGTATTAAGATAAATTTTATGACTTCATACGATattatgttgtatttttaaataaaaagtttattatttatattatcatatcttcaattttgttattttttttctcccaaaTTCACATTCTATGTTCTAACATTCATCtcataaaataagaaaattctttatatttattagttactTATGAATTAGCCTATTTAACTATgagtttaaaaataatatattacataCCCAAAtacaatgtgtgtgtgtatgtgtatatatataacatcatataagaaagtaaatttgaaaagaaaatgtatCATCagttttttatgtttattaattaccagcaaattagtttttttcttttattttaaaacaccagtaaattagttaatatttatatttttgttttctcttcctttattatatatttattaaatattattaaaaatgatcaaataatttCAAGTCAAGAgataacaattaaaaataattttaaaaagaaaataaaaaaaaaatatgtaacatTTGAAAAAACTCGGTCAGGCGGTCAGGCCCACAACATGACTGGGCAGCAGGGCTGACCTTAGAATATATCCGTTATAGCGTGTACGGTCGCTTTCTTCAAAATGAgccattaaatttttaaatgataaaatattaaaataataaaaataaaaaatgaccaAAGAGTTTTTCACTTTCTCATACGTAAAATAaggaaattataaaaatatcacaTAATACATTTGCCTAGGTTGTCTAATCTTATTACAATAATGTATGTTTGTATCAAgttgattaataataaattaataattaattaattattaatagtataggtaacataaattaataattaattaaattttttttattacaatggCAGGAATTTTGACCGCTGTTGATCCTTCAATTTAGTGTGGCTTCAAACTGGTGGGCACTCTAAATCGCCCAAGCGAACGTATGTGCATTTGAGCGGCGGTGAGACGCAATTGCGCATCtcacctttatttttttttcttctataaCCTGCAAAAATCTTGttgcaggaaaaaaaataaaaaaaaccttGCATCCCATTTCTTCCTAAAAAATTGAGCAAAAACCCATAATGGGATTGCTCTAAGGTCTTAGCCTTAGGAATGCACTTACTTTAAAACATATGAGTGAATTGTCACACTTCGATGTCATATCTAACACGATTATGATGAGTTTCAACGTGTGAAATCTTTCTATATTCTAGTTGAATTTTAGTTGAAAAACTGGGATGTGTGGTTTAACAACTACTTTAAAACTCATCGTATAAAAGTTTTGCATACTTTGATGTCTTACATAACACGAATAGATTAATCTCGGTGTGTGAGATATTTTTATACTATGAGTGAAGAACAGGTAGTTAACCAAAGAATAAGTAATAAAACAACATCTTATTTTGaagattttttaaattcataatatcaTTGGTGTAGCTTGcattattgtgaaaaattaaagaataatttgAAATGGTGGACAGACAAAATCTAGTTGTACACACTTCAATTCAATTACGAGTACAAAAAGCTTAGCTTACGCGTGTGGACGATGAAATTGCTGAGTGTTGTTTGTGTAACTCTGAGCTGTCTACCCGTTGTCACCCCTCCATTACCCATCACCTCCTGTTCGCATCCATTCCCTGCCGTTCATCTCTAATTTTTGTATATGATTTTGTGTCGTGTCAAAAAGTGACTAGTCTAGACTGCATCAATAGAATTTAACTCTTACAATAATTTAACTTTGCAGTTGCATTAACAATTTGCTTACAAGttaaaaaccttgtggtctagtggcacccagtgttCCAGTTAACATTCCTAtatagatgatgggagtgggtttgagtctcaatggaggcaactcttgactcgttgtgcttcagtaggttgtgAAAGTAGCTATAACAGACACTACATTATCTCAAAATATTGAGTTTAGAATTCGATAGTTCTATTTGATACTTTAGATTCTTCATTAACTTTTGTGAAAAATTATTGTCTTTGGTCAAACTCTTCCCCCAACATATTAATCTATATCATAATGTTCATGTGAATTGTTATTTTAGCAAGTAGCAACTAATCTTACGGTTCTTAATGATTTGTCATGCATTTAATTGTGAGTTGTAATGTTCAATGATTTTATGGGTCATTTTTAAACCGGCAAAAGCTTAAACAAAGATCCCTTCAACTCTTCAAGCTAAGGCTCCACTGGAAGCAGACGCAtattagtattacactttctgTCCCCCTCTACTGTGCTTTTTGTTCCTCCCTCCATCTTTCCATTTCCTTTCCCCCTCCTGTCTataatgtaagaaaaaaaaaagtgtaaattttcttgttttttctgGCTTGTAACTTTGCACTTTGAGCTTCCAAGTTCCAATCAAGGTTTCAAGAATGGCCTCTACTCTGTCAATGCTGCTCTGCATTTCTGTGTTGCTGCTGGGGTTGTGTTCAGCTGAAGATCCATTTGCTTTCTATGACTTTGAGGTCTCCTACATTACTGCTTCTCCTCTTGGTGTGGAACAACAGGTGTGTTTTCCAGATCTCTCTTTTAATTTACTCCATACCCTTTTGCACAATTGGTTCTTTCAGTGTGTATGTGTGTTTATACTGCTGCTTCCAGTATTGGGTTGGTTTCAAGATTTCTGATTTTGGAGTGCTGGGTTTTTAGATCTGTGAAAATTGGTGTTAAAGTTTTGAACTTTGAGATTATGCTTTAGTTTTGGTTTGAGAAATTGTGTGTAAATGAAGTACTGGTAATGAGGTTTCTGGGTTTTACTGTTTCTTGAACTGCAGGTTATTGCTGTTAATGGGAAATTTCCAGGGCCTGTTATCAATGTAACTACTAACTACAATGTTGTTGTTAATGTAAGGAACAAATTGGATGAAGAACTACTCATGCACTGGTAggattttcataatttttttttttgggttttaaggTTTGTTCCCTAATGTAAATGgttttgtcaaaattgacaGGTCTGGTGTTCAGCAGAGGAAGAGTTCTTGGCAAGATGGGGTGTTGGGTACAAACTGTCCAATACCTGCAAAGTGGAACTGGACTTATCAGTTTCAGGTGAAAGACCAGATTGGGAGTTTCTTTTACTTCCCTTCCCTCAATTTTCAGAGAGCAGCAGGAGGCTATGGTGGATTTACAATCAATAACAGGGTTATAATTCCGATTCCTTTCGATACCCCAGACGGGGATATCACAATCATGATTGGAGATTGGTACACCCGAAACCACACGGTTAGTCTGATCTCTTTGTCTGAAATCTTTGTTGAAGTTAGAATGGTTAACAATTGTTTCACGGATATATGGTTTCTTGTTCCTTCCACTGTAGGCTCTGAGGAAAACTCTTGAAGACGGGAAAGAACTGGGAATGCCCGACGGTGTTCTCATTAATGGGAAAGGGCCTTACAGATACAATAACTCTCTCGTCCCTGATGGTATTGACTACGAAACCATTACAGTCCACCCGGGTGAGTTGCATTGCCTGCATTATTGCAATAACTCCTAGATTGATCCAATGTTTTTAAGAATGTCATTTGAGACAATATAGTTCTAATGATTTCATTCAATGTGTACAGTAATTCGTTTTCCTTGTTATGAGACTTCGATTATTACTGTCTGCAGGAAAGACTTACAGGATTCGTGTCAGCAACGTTGGGATATCGACGAGTTTGAACTTCAGAATTCAGAGTCACAACCTGCTTCTAGCGGAGTCAGAGGGGTCATACACAGTGCAACAGAACTATACTAGCTTAGATATTCATGTCGGGCAATCATACTCGTTTTTGCTAACCACAGATCAGAATGCGAGTTctgattattatattgttgcgAGCGCTAGGTTTGAGAACGAAACTTTATGGCAAAGGGTCACCGGGGTTGCCATCTTGAAATACACAAATTCAAAGGGGAAAGCACACGGTCCCCTCCCAGATCCACCAAATGATGAGTATGATAAAACCTTTTCCATGAACCAGGCCAGGTCTATAAGGTCCGTTTCTTCTGTAAAGATACCGAACCAGAAAAGGCagaaattaaatacaagaatgtTCTTTCTGTTTCATTAGTAGTCATAAAGCtcttcactttttctttttcgcTCTCTGGGTTTTTCGATTAATGATTGTTTGTGCTGGGCTAATGAATTTCCAGGTGGAATGTGACTGCGAGTGGGGCTCGTCCAAACCCTCAAGGCTCTTTCAGATATGGTTCGATCAATGTGACAGAGTTGTACGTTCTAAGGAACAAGCCACCAATTAAGATCGATGGGAAACAACGCACCACTCTTAACGAGATTTCGTTTTCTAATCCCAAGACTCCAATCAGGCTCGCAGACCAATTCAAGTTGAAGGGGGTGTATAAGCTCGATTTTCCCACTAAGCCACTTACAGAATCACCTAAGATGGGCACTTCAGTCATAAATGGTACCTATAGGGGATTTATGGAAATAATTTTGCAGAATAATCACACAAAGGTGCAAACCTATCACTTGAGTGGATACGCCTTTTTTGTGGTTGGGTATGATATTACTCTCACATTCTGTTCATTATACATAAGCCTTAAAAAGTTGTTTTTTTCCAAACAATCCTAACTCCTGCTAATCAATAATTCGCAGGATGGATTATGGCGAGTGGACAGAAAATAGCAGAGGCACTTACAACAAGTGGGATGGAATTGCTCGCTCCACTATACAGGTAAATTAGGAAATTCTCCTCAGTTATTATTCTTTCATGACTTTTCAGTCTGCCACCACAGAAAGTGAACCAGTTTAACAGGACTAGTCTGTAATCGAAGCTGGTCCCTTCTTATTGCATTATAGTACTTCAAGAATAGCGtgttaaatatatgttttacCATGGAATTTCAACGTTTTCTTGTGGACAATATATTCTTCTGCAACGTTCATGGCAACTACATTGATATTGGGATCACAAGATTTCGTTTGTAAATAcataaaattatgcaattttaaaGTGTTCCAACTCGATGTGTGTTGTTCAGGTTTACCCGGGGGCCTGGACAGCAATCTTGATCTCTCTTGACAATGTTGGAATATGGAACCTGAGAACAGAAAACCTCGACTCCTGGTACCGTGGTCAAGAAACATACATCAGGGTTGTGAATCCCGAGGCTACTAACAAGACTGAGTTGCCAATGCCAGACAACACCCTCTTCTGTGGTGCCCTTCAAAAAATGCAGAAGTATGTACCTGAAGTTCTGAACCCTCTATCCATTTTGCCATGTGATTAtcgattttttttgtgtgtgtgcatatcatttactttgttcttcttcttcttaggCCTCAAGACGTAACATCTCTGGCAACATCCATTAAGGGAAACACGTCGAAGCTGAGTTTCActgtgctgctgctgctgctgataTCTGCAATGCTTTCTGTATGAGGATCTGTGGCTGGAAGATGGATGTAGGAGGAGAATTGTAGTCTTGTTGATATGAAACATTTATCACTTctgttttttgtatttaatttttcatgttttaTGGTTGTATCAATTGTCTCAACGatccttatttatttaattcCATTCTTTTATTGTATCCTTGCTTTGCACAAGATCAATtctctgtatttttttttttcggtgaCAAGGAAAACCGTGCAATAGTCTAGCTCAAATGGAATTGTTTACATTATAAATTAGGATCTTAACAATTTAGgatctttcaaaaaataataataataataataatacaaagtcAAAACTTGATATACACAAAGTATGAGTGAAAACTATAAATTAGTTACCACTTGGGACTTTTGGATGGTTATTTTAGTACTAAGTTTGACAACGAGTGTAAAATAAACTTACTTTCCGAGTTGCATAGAGATTAGAGAGCAAACATTGCTTGCAATATCATTCCTCTTGAGTAAACAGTTTCTGATACAATTGgcaaatacggagtactattttgTAATTGTTGATTCtagttaaactaaaaaaaatttaaacagtGCATAAATTCTAAATTAGGATTTGTAAGAGTACAAA encodes:
- the LOC116030690 gene encoding monocopper oxidase-like protein SKU5, with translation MASTLSMLLCISVLLLGLCSAEDPFAFYDFEVSYITASPLGVEQQVIAVNGKFPGPVINVTTNYNVVVNVRNKLDEELLMHWSGVQQRKSSWQDGVLGTNCPIPAKWNWTYQFQVKDQIGSFFYFPSLNFQRAAGGYGGFTINNRVIIPIPFDTPDGDITIMIGDWYTRNHTALRKTLEDGKELGMPDGVLINGKGPYRYNNSLVPDGIDYETITVHPGKTYRIRVSNVGISTSLNFRIQSHNLLLAESEGSYTVQQNYTSLDIHVGQSYSFLLTTDQNASSDYYIVASARFENETLWQRVTGVAILKYTNSKGKAHGPLPDPPNDEYDKTFSMNQARSIRWNVTASGARPNPQGSFRYGSINVTELYVLRNKPPIKIDGKQRTTLNEISFSNPKTPIRLADQFKLKGVYKLDFPTKPLTESPKMGTSVINGTYRGFMEIILQNNHTKVQTYHLSGYAFFVVGMDYGEWTENSRGTYNKWDGIARSTIQVYPGAWTAILISLDNVGIWNLRTENLDSWYRGQETYIRVVNPEATNKTELPMPDNTLFCGALQKMQKPQDVTSLATSIKGNTSKLSFTVLLLLLISAMLSV
- the LOC116029919 gene encoding acid beta-fructofuranosidase 2, vacuolar-like, which gives rise to MLSWQRTAFHFQPMKNWMNDPNGPLFYKGWYHLFYQYNPESAVWGNIVWGHAVSRDLIHWRHLPIAMVPDHWYDANGVWTGSATFLPDGQLLMLYTGATNDYVQVQNLAYPEDLSDPLLLKWVKYEGNPVLVPPSGIGSRDFRDPTTAWYSEAQGRWHIMIGSKINRTGITMVFDTEDFKHFRLVNGLAHGVAGTGMWECVDFYPVSTTEGIGLDTSYVGPNIKHVLKTSLDDDRNDYYALGTYQEPGEKWRPDDPTIDAGIGLRYDYGTYYASKSFYDPSKKRRVNWGWITEIDSETSDLQKGWASLQGIPRTILFDNKTGTNLIQWPVEEVEKLRGQRSKFEKVEVKPGSVVQLDVGKADELDIVAEFEVEKDAFEKAVGSDIPYSCAAGAAQRGVLGPFGLLVIAKDDFSEHTPIYFYIAKDTKGNFKTFFCADHLRSSLANDVRKITYGSTVSVLDGENFSVRILVDHSIVESFGQGGRTCITSRIYPTSAVGEDAKVFVFNNATDATITASVEIWQMSEMDSAAPHNFNNWGTCTYIIFIVFFFLL